Within Bifidobacterium dentium JCM 1195 = DSM 20436, the genomic segment AATACCGGATTCATCTGCGGCCTTCCGCAACCCCTCCACTCGATGAGCCTGTGCGGAAATCTCGCTTTTCATACGCGAAAGCACCAAGACATTGTCATAGCCAGCATCCACCAGTCGCTTACCTAGCCTCATGCATGAATCCTCGTTATCCGACATCACTCTCGATACGGAATCGGGAAGATTCTCCGGCTCCCTATCCACGACGACCAATGGCGTGCGCGCCGTGATAATGGAAGAATATGCGTTGAAATCGGAGGCATTGGGCTGAATCACCAGCCCATCAACCCTTTGAGACAACAGACGGTTGATTTCGGCACGCTCCTCCTCGAGAGAATTATCGGAATTCATCAGCATGACATCGTATCCAGCCGGACGCAACTCCTCATCGATGCCTTTGAACAGCAATGACGAAAACACATTCGAGATATCAGCGACCACGACACCCACCACATGCGTATTTTGCTGACGCATCCGCCTTGCCGATGCGTTCGGCCTGTAGTCCAGACGATCCACAGTCTCCTGAATGCGAGATTTCGTAGCCGCGCTCATCTTCCCATAGTTTCCGTTAATAAAACGCGACACGGTCGTCACCGACACCTGCGCCTCACGTGCGATATCCGCAATGGTCGCCTTTGCCATAGCAACTCCCTTTCCGTCGGAATAGTCAATCATTGTACCGCCCCTTCTTCATCGAGTCCGTTCCGTCAACGACACGCCCATCCGACATGCTTCAGTCCCCTGTGCCCCAAGGACCTGAGGCCATGTGGATTGACAATCGTCCATATGGTGTTTATCATAGGGGTATCGATACACCTAACACAACAAAGAATGTTGATTACCAGAAGATGTATCGTTAAACTAACCATCACAAAGCCAACGGAGGCATCATGGAAGAGTTCTCACTCAACAGCTTCAATCTGGCGGATAAAGTCGTACTCATCACGGGCGGCGCAAGTGGCTTGGGGCAGTATTACACCCAAGCCGTAAGCAAAGTCGGCGCGGATGTGTTCATCGTCTCCTACGACCGACAAGGGTGGGAGGAGACCCGAGCTGCCGTAGAGACCAATGGACGCAAGGCAGTATTCATGCTGCAGGACATCACGGAGCCAGGTGCGGCCAAAA encodes:
- a CDS encoding LacI family DNA-binding transcriptional regulator, with translation MAKATIADIAREAQVSVTTVSRFINGNYGKMSAATKSRIQETVDRLDYRPNASARRMRQQNTHVVGVVVADISNVFSSLLFKGIDEELRPAGYDVMLMNSDNSLEEERAEINRLLSQRVDGLVIQPNASDFNAYSSIITARTPLVVVDREPENLPDSVSRVMSDNEDSCMRLGKRLVDAGYDNVLVLSRMKSEISAQAHRVEGLRKAADESGILMIAIDVKDNDVDWIERKLSIALGHLSGRTAIVSLMGPLLFDVLAVLRALGVGFPDGVGLVSFDDWRWSQYVHDGIYLLEQDPREMGRAAAHDLLLQIRAKENGIPYEGDGSVVLPVSFVEAPSI